Below is a window of Tolypothrix bouteillei VB521301 DNA.
TCAAAACGCGTGTCATTTTTCCCGACAGTTTCGTCAACACCACGGGACTCCTCCTCAAAGTTGGAGAAAGGAGTACCAATTGTCCCGTCGTTGTAAAGTAGAGGCATGAAATCTACAAAGTAACAACTAAAATAGCTCACAGACAAAGGTTTTAGCGTCAATTTAACCCCACCCTCCCCTTGTACTTGTGGAGGGAAGGAGAGTTTCCCCCCAATCCATTGGGGGAACTAAGAGGGAAATCCTACTTATACATACACCATAGCTCCCCATTAGGGAGAGCTACCAGTCTAAAGTTATTTCTTTAGACTGATGTGATGCTTTAATATTATTTGATATGTTATCCATAATACATCTATATCAAACTTTGATTGATATAGTAGAATTGACTATAGTGAGATAGTTAGTAAGTAAGTCATTCGCGTGCGACATGGTAACAGTGGCATACTCTGAAAATTGGCTGCAATTAAGCCGTCATAGCAATCGGGGAAGTGCTTATTTGTTTGCACCGATGGCTGACTTTAACGTAATGGCTGAAGTTGGAGATACTCCCCCCTAACGTTACAGGAATGGGATAAAACAGCTAGGACAACAAGAATTGCATTTTCACCAAAATAAAAAATTTTATACTTTCCCAAGCTCACTTATGAAAAGTGTAGCTTTGGCTAACTTATTTGGGGTTTTTGTATTCCTGTAAAAAGTTGAAGTCACCGAGCTGAAAATTCCCTCAGGGCGGAAAAGTCATATTAGTAGTTTTAGAACAATTTTTGCAAATGTTTTTAGGTGAACTTGGTCTGTTATGACCTGTTTCTATAGTTATGACTGACTGAAATTAACATAAGCATTTGAATTGATTTACTTGTTCATCAATGTAATAACAGGTTTTGCTACAAAAGCAGACTGACTCTACAAGTAAAGTGAAAACTCCTATTGTCTATCCTCGTGAGGGATTTATTGTATCTACTATCTCACTGTTCTTGAAAAAATTACAAAGGCTTTTTCATCATGAGTAACAATCAATATCTCCCAAAATTGCAGCGTCTAAAGGAAGTTTTTATTACTAGTTTATTCGGAGGGCTACCATCCATTATTCTAGGCCCAAAGTTGCGAAATATTATATACCGCTCAATTTTGTCCCACATAGGTTCTTCCGTCTATATTCAAGAGGGAGTTGAGTTTATTGGCGCTTCTGCAATTGAAATAGGAACTGGATCGCATATTTTTAAGGGTGCTCGCCTTGATGGCGGAAAAAACCACAACAATAAACTTGTTTTAGCAGATGGAGTTGCTATAGAGCGTAATGTGACTATTGGTTGCTTGGAAGATACAGTTATACAGGTTGGTCAAGAAACTTTTATCGGTCCTGGGGTTTGCATTGCAGGACCGGGGAATATCACTATTGGTAAACGGTGTTTGATAGCAGCAAATACAGGAATCTATGGGAACAACCATGAATTTTCAGATACCTTAGAACCTATTAAATATCAAGGTATCTCGCGTAAGGGAATTACGATTGAGAATGATTGTTGGCTCGGACATGGAGTGACTGTATTGGATGGAGTCACCATTGGTGAAGGTAGTGTGATTGGAGCAGGAGCAGTTGTCACAAAAGATATTCCCCCTTACTCAGTAGCAGTAGGTGTTCCAGCAAGAGTTATCAAGTACCGAACAACAAAGCAATTATTGCAACAAGGTAACGCCAGAGGGTAGAAGACAGAAAACTATTACCCCATCCAATCGTGTTTTTGTCAATGTTTTTTATACTGTGTTATTGGCTTATGAATTACAGATCATCTTTACTTATTTGGAACCGTTTACTGCAAGCCGTTTTAACAAATTTATTAAGCAATATTCCGACAAATGCTATAGGAGGTAATTTACGGAATTTGCTATACCGCTCGATTTTTGCACGTATGGGTAATTCTGTGAATATTGATGCTGGAGTTACATTTGTAAATACAGCAGCAATAGAACTGGGAAATAATGTGCAGATTTTACAAGGTGCCCGTATAAACGCATCGGGACATCCAAAGAATAAATTTATTCTTAAAGATAGAGCTTGTCTTCAGAACGGTGTTGATGTTAGGGCAATGAATGATACTTCTATCTATATTGATGAAGGTACATATATTGGTCCTTATGTTTGTTTGGCAGGTCCGGGTGATATCAAGATTGGTAAAAGTTGCTTAATTGCCGCACACACGGGCATATTTGCTAACAATCACGTTTTTAACGATCCAACACAAAATATTGCCGAACAAGGCGTCACTCGTCGCGGAATTGTCATTGGCAATAACTGTTGGTTGGGTCATGCAGTAACTGTATTGGATGGAGTGACTATTGGTGAAGGCAGCGTTATTGGTGCAGGCGCTGTAGTGGCTAAAGACATTCCGCCTTACTCAGTTGCTATAGGTGTGCCCGCACGTGTCGTTAAAAGCCGAAAAGAAGCGCAACTGATGAAATCTTCTTGAGAATTACTGCCAAACAGTTTATAGCAATTCCTGATAAAGACAATCTGAATATTTCGTAAAACTCTTAGGAGTAGGATGGGCATTGCCAGTCATTCCATTATAGCGGGCAATGCCCATCATAATGTGGAGAGAGAAGAAATCTTTCTATAGTAATCATCATTACTTTGATATTCGGTTTTTCACACTCAAGTTACAAAATAATTTGTTACATTTAGAAAGTAGTTAATCAACAATGCCTGTTTGGCAGAACAAAAAATTGAATTTCATGTATGCATGGATGTAGAAGCTCTCTTCCTTGGTAGGGAGGAGAGCTTTTAGTTGAGAGGTTTTCAGTTCAAGTGAGACGACAATTTCTTACAGCAGGACTTGCTCTTTTTTCTTCAATTATGGTAGCCGCATTAGCCGATCCAATACAAAGCTCTAATATGATACAGAATTCTCATCCAATCAACAGACTATACGTGTTTGGTGATAGCCTTTCCGATGTTGGTAACGTATATCACGCATCAGGAAAAATCTATCCCCCCAACCCTCCTTACTTTGAAGGACGTTATTCTAATGGTTCTGTGTGGGTTGAATATCTTTCCTCTAAACTTGCATTAACTCCCGAGCAAAATGCTAATTTTGCTTATGGAGGTGCAACTACGGGAAATGGTAGCGTTAATGGAATACCGGGTGTGTTAGCACAAGTTCAGGCTTTTACAAAAGTGCATCAAGAGGTCAATCCAAACGCACTTTACGTTTTGTGGGCTGGTGCAAATGATTATTTGTATGGTGGTGCCAATCCCACACTAACTGTCAGCAATCTATCAAAAGCTATCGAGTCTCTCTCAAAAATGGGCGCAAAAAAAATCATGGTTGCCAATTTACCTGATTTGGGAAAAGTTCCTGCTACACGCACGAGTGCAAATTCTACTACTCTCACTTCGTTTGCGATCGCCCACAATCAGAGTTTGGCTAAATCTGTTGAGGATCTCCAACAGAAATTAGGTTCTGACACTCACATTGCCATTCTGGATATTTATTCCTTGTATCAAGAAGCCACAAAACATCCAGCCCGTTTTGGTTTAACAAACGTGACCAATGCTTGTTCCAACAATCTTGCTATTTGCGATAATCCAGATAAGTACTTGTTCTGGGATGGTATTCACCCCACAACAACAGCTCATCGAATCATAGCAGAAGCTGCTTTAAAAGTTCTCAAGAATGAATTTTCGTTTTCTGCGACTACTGCACAACCATTGAGTTAGTTCTTCATCAAAGACGGTTGTTTAAAAGGCGAATTGTCGTAATGAGCCAATAAATCGGCAGGATCGTTGTAAATTGCTAGAGATCCCTTTAAGGAAGTATCATCAAAACCACCACAACGTACTGCGATAAGACCTACTCCAGCCGCATTTGCAGATTGGAGATCGTAGGGTGTGTCACCGAGCATCAAGACCTTATCCGATTTCATCTTCAGTTTGCCAAGTGCGGCTTCTACAATATCTGGTGAAGGTTTAGACGTTTCCGCATCGTTAGACGTTGTTGCTTCATCCAACAAATCCTCTACTTGGGCGGCTTTAAGCAAGACGGAAAGTTCTTGATTTGAAGCCGAGCTAGCAACAATAAGCCGCAATCCCGCCTCTTTCATGTGCAGTATCAATTCCCTTGCCCCAGGAGCTGGTTTTAGTGCAGGCACGTATTTGTCGATCATTATCTCCTTGCGTCTGGAGGAGATTGCTTTCCCTTCTCCTTCGTCTTTTGTAAGACCGGGCACTATTGTTGGAATGACTCGATCGCCTCCCATCCCCATAAGTGGTCGAACCCGCTCAAAGGGTACATCATATCCAAATTCTTTAAAGACATCAACCCAAGCTTGAGCATGAGCATCATTGCTTAAAACGAGCGTACCATCAACATCTAAAAGTACTGCTTGTAAATCCATTGTGAAAATTTCCTGTTATTTCAAGAAGGCAGAGGGCAGAGGGCAGAAGGCTTAAGGGGACTCCAACCCAGAGGTTATACTAAATCCACGTCTTGCACCCCCTTTATAATCTAGTCCGCGTAGGCGGTGAGTCCAGGGAAAGCAGGCGGGTTTCCCGCGCCCTGGGAACTGGTGTATAGCCCTTGCGGGCATAGCTTCGCATCGCGAAGCGTCTCCGTAAGGAGATACCCGAAGGGACTTCGTTTGTATAGCCACGATTTCCAATCGTTGGGCTAAAAGGAGTTAGAAAACCCGATTTGGTATTATGCCTCGAACTCAGTTGTATTGGGAGGCGGAGCTGCCTAAATAAGGCATTCCCAGCCAGAGACTGGGAATGAGAGGTTAGGGCGAGAGTAATTTCTCTTCAAGCTAAGCTGTGGGAGAATCGTAAATTCCCCAGTATTGAATATCGCGATTCTTCAAAATTTTCTCGGCATTTTGGAGATCTTCTGAAGTCCCTTCTAAGATCGCCAAAACTTCACTCTGATGAATGCGATCGCTATAAACTCTGGCTCTTTCTTCCGGAATACCCAAATCAGCCAAAGCCTTCACCAAGTTATGACTTGCTGCGGTTCCCACAGCAACGCCTCCAATACTACTTACGAGTGCTACACCAACTGAACCGGCAGCTAGCACAGCACCCAAGGTGCCCGGAAGTGCTAGACTTGTGAGACCGACTAAAATACTACCCCAAGTTGCACCTGTGAGAGTGTCTCCAATGACTCCTGTGGCAGTATTTACATTTTCCCCATTAACTTGAGAAGTCATTTGAGCATTGGCAAGCTGTTCGCCTCGATCGACATCCTTAGCTACGATGGAAACTCTGTCCATAGGAAAGCCGGAATCTTTTAATGCTATGAGTGCTTGCTCTGCATTTCGGCGTCCGGCAAATACTCCAACAGCACGTTTTTGATGAGTTACAACCATATTTTCCTCATACTTCCTTTTGTCACGAATAATGCATATAAATGCAATTTTTGTTGTAGTTTCTTTTACTAATTTTGATATTTAATCTAGAAGATTCATCAATCTCAAGGCTTACGTATATTGAGATTTAGAGAAAAGTTGTTTTGTAAAATTAAATGAAAAAATATTGCTCTTACTTGCGTTAGATGGTTAATGCAAGTATTTCAGCTAAAGTTAAATTTTTGACTGGCGTTTACACCCCAAGCAAGGAAGAAGTATAGAGTATGAAGGATTATTAAAGGTCATGGCTATAAACATAACCTGAAAACCTTATCTTTCATACTTCATCTTTTATCCTTCAGATTTTTACTGGTGCTTTCCCAAGAACGGTTGAAGGAAAAATGCAAAACTTACTTTTGAAAGACGATCCTCTTTGGTTTAAAAGTGCAATTATCTATGAAGTTCCTGTTCGTGCCTTTGCGGACAGCAATGGTGATGGAATTGGTGACTTTCGCGGACTAACAGAAAAACTGGATTACTTGCAAGATTTAGGCGTGACTGCTCTGTGGGTGCTGCCATTTTTCCCATCACCACTGAGGGATGATGGTTACGATATTGCAGATTATACCAACGTTAACCCAATTTATGGGACGTTGGAAGATTTTAAAGAATTTCTGGAAGCGGCTCATTCCCGTGACATTCGCGTCATTATTGAATTGATTGTCAACCATACTTCCGACCAGCATCCTTGGTTTCAAAGAGCACGTCGCGCTCCTAAGGGCAGCAAGGAAAGAGATTTTTATGTCTGGAATGATAATCCAGAAAAATACAAAGAGGCGCGGATTATTTTCAAAGATTTTGAAACTTCAAACTGGGCTTGGGACCCCATTGCCAAAGCATATTACTGGCACCGCT
It encodes the following:
- a CDS encoding acyltransferase, whose protein sequence is MSNNQYLPKLQRLKEVFITSLFGGLPSIILGPKLRNIIYRSILSHIGSSVYIQEGVEFIGASAIEIGTGSHIFKGARLDGGKNHNNKLVLADGVAIERNVTIGCLEDTVIQVGQETFIGPGVCIAGPGNITIGKRCLIAANTGIYGNNHEFSDTLEPIKYQGISRKGITIENDCWLGHGVTVLDGVTIGEGSVIGAGAVVTKDIPPYSVAVGVPARVIKYRTTKQLLQQGNARG
- a CDS encoding acyltransferase codes for the protein MNYRSSLLIWNRLLQAVLTNLLSNIPTNAIGGNLRNLLYRSIFARMGNSVNIDAGVTFVNTAAIELGNNVQILQGARINASGHPKNKFILKDRACLQNGVDVRAMNDTSIYIDEGTYIGPYVCLAGPGDIKIGKSCLIAAHTGIFANNHVFNDPTQNIAEQGVTRRGIVIGNNCWLGHAVTVLDGVTIGEGSVIGAGAVVAKDIPPYSVAIGVPARVVKSRKEAQLMKSS
- a CDS encoding SGNH/GDSL hydrolase family protein, with translation MRRQFLTAGLALFSSIMVAALADPIQSSNMIQNSHPINRLYVFGDSLSDVGNVYHASGKIYPPNPPYFEGRYSNGSVWVEYLSSKLALTPEQNANFAYGGATTGNGSVNGIPGVLAQVQAFTKVHQEVNPNALYVLWAGANDYLYGGANPTLTVSNLSKAIESLSKMGAKKIMVANLPDLGKVPATRTSANSTTLTSFAIAHNQSLAKSVEDLQQKLGSDTHIAILDIYSLYQEATKHPARFGLTNVTNACSNNLAICDNPDKYLFWDGIHPTTTAHRIIAEAALKVLKNEFSFSATTAQPLS
- a CDS encoding HAD family hydrolase, which codes for MDLQAVLLDVDGTLVLSNDAHAQAWVDVFKEFGYDVPFERVRPLMGMGGDRVIPTIVPGLTKDEGEGKAISSRRKEIMIDKYVPALKPAPGARELILHMKEAGLRLIVASSASNQELSVLLKAAQVEDLLDEATTSNDAETSKPSPDIVEAALGKLKMKSDKVLMLGDTPYDLQSANAAGVGLIAVRCGGFDDTSLKGSLAIYNDPADLLAHYDNSPFKQPSLMKN
- a CDS encoding general stress protein codes for the protein MVVTHQKRAVGVFAGRRNAEQALIALKDSGFPMDRVSIVAKDVDRGEQLANAQMTSQVNGENVNTATGVIGDTLTGATWGSILVGLTSLALPGTLGAVLAAGSVGVALVSSIGGVAVGTAASHNLVKALADLGIPEERARVYSDRIHQSEVLAILEGTSEDLQNAEKILKNRDIQYWGIYDSPTA